The Vicia villosa cultivar HV-30 ecotype Madison, WI linkage group LG1, Vvil1.0, whole genome shotgun sequence genome includes a region encoding these proteins:
- the LOC131620049 gene encoding auxin-induced protein 6B-like — MLSSFVGKVQKSLSLFVPRKHALSYWNEDHATRTSELADDVMKGYFAILARKGDETRRFIVRLDYLTDPAFVGLLDEAWEEYGFRQKGTLVVPCRPMELQNILDGRKT; from the coding sequence ATGCTTAGTTCTTTTGTTGGGAAGGTACAAAAGAGTTTATCGCTCTTTGTACCAAGAAAGCATGCATTGAGTTACTGGAATGAAGATCATGCCACAAGAACAAGTGAGTTGGCTGATGATGTAATGAAAGGCTACTTTGCTATTCTTGCAAGGAAGGGTGATGAAACAAGAAGGTTTATTGTTCGGTTGGATTACTTAACTGATCCTGCTTTTGTGGGATTGCTTGATGAAGCTTGGGAGGAGTATGGTTTCAGACAGAAGGGAACTCTCGTTGTTCCGTGCCGGCCGATGGAGTTGCAGAACATTCTAGATGGTCGGAAAACATAG